Genomic window (Streptomyces sp. LX-29):
GCGCGTGATCGCCGCCTGACGGCGGTGGCGGTCGGGGCGACCGTCGGCCGTCGGGCGCTTCGGCGGGTGAGGCCGGTCGGGGGACTCCGGGGAGCCGGCGCGGGCCCGCCTCGCGCGGCGCGGGGAACCCGCGGCACGCTTCGGGAGTGGTCCGGATGAGCACAATGCACGAAGAGGCGGCGTGAACGGATGGAGCGGACGAATGCGGGTGAGGCCACCGTGGCGATGACCGGCTTCACCGTGGACAGCCCGGCGGACGCGGAGAAGCGGCGCGGACTGCGCCGCATGAAGACCCTCGCGACCGGGCTGCTGCTCGCCGTCGCCGCCGTGTACGCGCTCGCCACCTGGGCCGGGAGCGCCGGGGCCGGCGCCTGGACGGCCTATGTGGCCGCGGCCGCCGAGGCGGGCATGGTGGGCGCGCTGGCGGACTGGTTCGCGGTCACCGCGCTGTTCCGGCGGCCGCTGGGGCTGCCCATCCCGCACACCGCCATCATCCCCACCAAGAAGGACCAGTTGGGGGTGAACCTGGGCGAGTTCGTCGGCGACAACTTCCTCTCCGCCGAGGTGGTGCGGCTACGGCTGAGCGCGGTCGGCATCGGCGCGCGGCTCGGCACCTGGCTGTCCGAACCCGCCCACGCCGACCGGGTGACGGCCGAGCTGGCGACCGCGCTGCGCGGTGCGCTCACCGTGCTGCGCGACTCCGATGTGCAGGCCGTCGTGGGCGAGGCCATCACCCGGCGGGCCGAAGCGCACGAGATCGCCCCCGGCCTCGGCGCGCTGCTGGACAAGGTCGTCGCCGACGGCGGCCACCACCGGGTGGTGGACCTGGTGTGCGTGCGCGCCCACGAGTGGCTGACGCGGCACGGCGACTCCGTCATGACGGCGGTCGTCGGCGGCGCGCCCGGCTGGACGCCACGCTTCGTGGACCGCAAGGTCGGCGAGCGCGTCTACAAGGAGCTGCTGCGGTTCGTCGGGGAGATGCGCGACATGCCGGACCACCCGGCCCGCGGAGCCGTCGACCGTTTCCTCGCCGACTTCGCCGCCGACCTGCGGTCCGACCCCGACACCCGGGCCCGGGTGGAGCGGCTGAAGTCGGAGGTGCTCGGGCGCGGGGAGGTGCAGGAGCTGATCGCCTCCGCCTGGAACGCGGTCCGCGCCATGATCGTGGCCGCCGCCGAGGACGAGCGCAGCGAGCTGCGGCTGCGGGCGCGCGCCTCGATCCTGTCGCTGGGAGCCCGGATGAGCACCGAGGAGCGGCTGCGGGGGAAGGTCGACGGCTGGCTGGCGGACGCGGCGGTCTACGTGGTGACCACCTACCGGGACGAGATCACCTCGCTGATCACCGAGACCATCGCCGGCTGGGACGCCGAGCACACCTCCCGCAAGATCGAGACCCACATCGGCCGGGACCTCCAGTTCATCCGCATCAACGGCACCGTGGTGGGCGCCCTGGCGGGGCTGTGCATCTACGCGGTCTCCCACGCCCTGGGCGGCTGACGCCGGCCGCGACCTCGGCCGCGCCGTGGGGGTGCTCGGGCCGGGCCTCGCGGTGACCGTGGAGCGCTCGGTGCCGCGGACCCCGGAGCCCCCGGAGCCCCCGAAGCCCATGGAGCCCCCGGAGCCCCCGGAGCCTTCGGTCACCGCGGAGCGCCCGGCGCCGGATGCCGCGGACGACGCTGAGTGCCGCCGCGGACCGAGCGGGCGCGTGCGGCCGCATGTCCGTACGGCCGCCTCGGCGGTGATCCCGCGGCGGCGGCCCGCCGGGGCGGCGGTCGAGAGGGTCCGGCCGAGACGCCCGTACCGGGCGAGAACGCGCGCCGCGTCCGCTGCCGGGGGTCCACGAGGTCTGGAGGGTGCCGGCCGTACGTCCTATCCTCCGCACGGCGCGTCCCCGGTCCGAGGAGGGCACCGTGCGGCAGCGGGCACCAGCGGTCCTCGTGCAGAGCCCCCGTGCGCGCCGCCGGGCCGCGCTGGCCCGGGCGCTGTGGGGCGTCGCGGAGACCGCGCTCACGCTGGGCGTGGTCCTGTTGCTGCTCGTCGTCCACCAACTGTGGTGGACCAACCGGCAGGCGCGGGAGGGCGCCCGACGGGAGGTGGCCGCGCTGGAGCGGCGGTGGGACGCGGCGGAGCCCGGTCCCTCGTCCGGCGGCGGGGCGGCCACCGGACCGCGCGCGGGCCCGGAGGACGGCGCGGACGGCGGCGGGACCTCCGGGCCGGGCGGGACGGAGCGCCCGCGCGGCGCGGGGCGGTCCGCAACCCCGGCCCCCGGCCGGGCGTACGCCGTCCTCCGCATCCCCCGGCTCGGACTGGCCGTGCCCATCGCGGAGGGCGTCGGTCGCCGCGGGGTGCTCAACAAGGGCTACGCCGGCCACTATCCGCGCAGCGCGCCGCCGGGCGGGGTCGGGAACTTCGCGCTGGCGGGCCACCGCAACGCCCACGGCGAGCCGTTCCGCCACCTGGACCGACTGCGTCCCGGGGACACGGTGCGGGTGGACACCGCGGAGGTCCGCTACACCTACGCGGTCGAGCGCACCCTGCCGCGCACCTCGCCCGGCGACGGCACGGTCCTCGCCCCGGTGCCGTACAGCTCCACCCACCCCGGCCACCGCTTCACCCGGCCGGGCCACTATCTGACGCTGACGACCTGCACGCCCGCCTTCAGCTCCCGCTACCGGCTGGTGGTGTGGGGCACGCTGCGCGCGGCGGCGCCGCGCTAGGTTCGCCGACTGCCGGGACCGGCGCCCGCGTTAGGCTCGTACCTCGTGCTTCGTTCTCCGTCCCACCTGTGGCTGCTGGTGCCCTACGTGCTCTATCTGGGCGCGATACCGCTGGCCAACCGGGTCCACCCGACCGTCCTCGGGCTGCCCTTCCTGTTCTGCTACATCCTGCTGGCGACGCTGCTGACGCCGGTGGCCGTCTGGCTCACCTGGCGAGCCGACCGCGGTCGCGCCCGGGGTGAGCGCCGG
Coding sequences:
- a CDS encoding class E sortase; translated protein: MRQRAPAVLVQSPRARRRAALARALWGVAETALTLGVVLLLLVVHQLWWTNRQAREGARREVAALERRWDAAEPGPSSGGGAATGPRAGPEDGADGGGTSGPGGTERPRGAGRSATPAPGRAYAVLRIPRLGLAVPIAEGVGRRGVLNKGYAGHYPRSAPPGGVGNFALAGHRNAHGEPFRHLDRLRPGDTVRVDTAEVRYTYAVERTLPRTSPGDGTVLAPVPYSSTHPGHRFTRPGHYLTLTTCTPAFSSRYRLVVWGTLRAAAPR
- a CDS encoding DUF3311 domain-containing protein → MLRSPSHLWLLVPYVLYLGAIPLANRVHPTVLGLPFLFCYILLATLLTPVAVWLTWRADRGRARGERR
- a CDS encoding DUF445 domain-containing protein encodes the protein MTGFTVDSPADAEKRRGLRRMKTLATGLLLAVAAVYALATWAGSAGAGAWTAYVAAAAEAGMVGALADWFAVTALFRRPLGLPIPHTAIIPTKKDQLGVNLGEFVGDNFLSAEVVRLRLSAVGIGARLGTWLSEPAHADRVTAELATALRGALTVLRDSDVQAVVGEAITRRAEAHEIAPGLGALLDKVVADGGHHRVVDLVCVRAHEWLTRHGDSVMTAVVGGAPGWTPRFVDRKVGERVYKELLRFVGEMRDMPDHPARGAVDRFLADFAADLRSDPDTRARVERLKSEVLGRGEVQELIASAWNAVRAMIVAAAEDERSELRLRARASILSLGARMSTEERLRGKVDGWLADAAVYVVTTYRDEITSLITETIAGWDAEHTSRKIETHIGRDLQFIRINGTVVGALAGLCIYAVSHALGG